One Vibrio taketomensis DNA window includes the following coding sequences:
- the rodA gene encoding rod shape-determining protein RodA, whose amino-acid sequence MDFAPINGQNRSLFDRIHIDLPLLLGIMVLMGFGLIVMYSASGQSLAMMDRQAMRMVLALGVMVLLAQIPPRTYESLAPIMFVVGVLLLLGVLFFGEISKGAQRWLNLGIVRFQPSELLKLAVPLMVARYIGRRSLPASFQTIVASLIMVLVPTILIAKQPDLGTSILIAASGIFVIFLAGISWKIIFSAIFVAASFVPILWIFLMREYQKVRVRTLFDPESDPLGAGYHIIQSKIAIGSGGVSGKGWLQGTQSQLEFLPERHTDFIFAVIAEEWGLIGILILLSLYLFIIGRGLLLASRAQTPFGRMMAGSIVLSFFVYVFVNIGMVSGILPVVGVPLPLISYGGTSMVTLMAGFGILMSIHTHKKAFSKAN is encoded by the coding sequence ATGGATTTTGCCCCGATAAATGGCCAGAACCGCTCGCTATTTGATCGCATCCACATCGACTTGCCACTACTACTTGGCATCATGGTGTTAATGGGATTCGGTCTAATCGTGATGTACAGTGCCAGTGGGCAAAGTCTTGCAATGATGGACCGCCAAGCAATGCGGATGGTTCTTGCCCTTGGGGTCATGGTGCTCTTGGCACAAATTCCCCCCAGAACCTATGAAAGTTTGGCGCCAATCATGTTTGTTGTCGGCGTGCTATTACTGCTTGGGGTGCTGTTTTTCGGCGAAATATCAAAAGGCGCACAACGGTGGTTGAACCTTGGTATTGTGCGCTTCCAGCCCTCAGAGCTCTTAAAACTTGCGGTGCCACTGATGGTGGCGCGTTATATAGGTCGCCGTTCTTTACCCGCCTCTTTTCAAACCATTGTCGCGTCATTGATAATGGTATTAGTTCCCACTATTCTCATCGCTAAACAACCCGACCTCGGCACCTCAATCCTCATTGCAGCTTCTGGGATTTTCGTTATCTTCCTCGCGGGTATCAGCTGGAAAATCATTTTCTCCGCCATCTTTGTTGCCGCAAGCTTTGTCCCAATATTGTGGATATTCTTGATGCGTGAGTATCAAAAAGTGCGTGTGCGTACTCTATTTGATCCAGAATCCGATCCGCTAGGGGCTGGCTATCACATCATTCAAAGCAAAATCGCGATTGGTTCAGGTGGTGTCTCTGGTAAAGGCTGGTTGCAAGGCACTCAATCACAGTTAGAGTTCTTACCTGAGCGGCATACTGACTTTATCTTTGCCGTAATTGCTGAAGAGTGGGGACTGATTGGCATTCTGATTCTACTGAGTTTGTATCTCTTTATCATTGGCCGAGGCTTATTGCTCGCCAGTCGTGCACAAACGCCGTTTGGTCGTATGATGGCTGGCAGTATTGTATTGAGCTTTTTTGTCTACGTTTTTGTGAACATTGGCATGGTTAGTGGTATTCTTCCCGTCGTGGGCGTACCACTACCTCTGATTAGCTATGGCGGAACCTCAATGGTCACCCTGATGGCTGGCTTCGGTATTTTGATGTCTATTCACACTCATAAAAAAGCGTTTTCAAAGGCAAATTAA
- a CDS encoding septal ring lytic transglycosylase RlpA family protein, with product MQTFYKVASLALLSSVIVGCSSTPTEPEPVAPSTPPLSQSDRYQEERYDLKDDTAPEKPMSVEHVEDAMPQYEPYSLGGTRDYTVRGKRYHIIKDPKGFKQKGQASWYGKKFHGHQTSIGEVYDMYSMSAAHKELPLPSYVKVTNLGNGKSAIVRVNDRGPFHDGRIIDLSFAAAKKLDVIKTGVANVEIEVITVDKPNSQTKKQALPKYQIQVASSSNKERVETLANDLGQKLSVDSFVNSENEIHRVILGPFDDYELTQKTLEQVKLLGYSSAFVRKI from the coding sequence ATGCAAACATTTTACAAAGTTGCCAGCTTAGCATTGCTAAGTAGTGTTATTGTTGGCTGTTCCTCTACGCCTACAGAACCAGAGCCAGTAGCTCCATCAACTCCTCCTCTTTCTCAATCGGATCGCTATCAAGAAGAGCGTTACGATCTCAAAGACGACACTGCCCCAGAAAAACCAATGTCGGTGGAGCACGTTGAAGACGCAATGCCTCAATATGAACCTTACAGTTTGGGTGGTACTCGTGATTACACCGTTCGCGGTAAACGCTACCACATCATTAAAGACCCTAAAGGCTTCAAACAAAAAGGCCAAGCATCTTGGTATGGTAAAAAATTCCATGGTCATCAAACTTCTATCGGTGAAGTGTATGATATGTATTCCATGTCCGCTGCCCATAAAGAGCTACCTCTACCAAGCTATGTAAAGGTAACAAACCTTGGCAATGGGAAGAGCGCCATTGTACGCGTCAATGACCGCGGACCATTTCATGATGGACGTATTATCGATTTGAGTTTCGCTGCAGCAAAGAAGCTGGATGTGATAAAAACGGGTGTCGCCAATGTTGAAATTGAAGTGATCACCGTTGATAAACCGAACTCTCAAACAAAAAAACAAGCACTGCCAAAGTACCAAATTCAGGTCGCTTCTTCGTCAAATAAAGAAAGAGTTGAAACTTTAGCGAACGATCTTGGTCAAAAGCTCTCGGTAGACAGCTTTGTAAACTCAGAAAATGAGATTCATCGTGTAATTTTAGGCCCATTTGATGACTATGAGCTGACGCAAAAAACGTTAGAGCAAGTTAAACTACTGGGCTATTCGAGTGCCTTCGTAAGAAAAATTTAG
- a CDS encoding serine hydrolase, whose product MKKTTLLKTVFASSIALSTTFASQVIASPVVVPDPPQIAAKGYVLMDYHSGKVLAEKEMNTKLSPASLTKMMTSYVIGQELARGNISENDDVTISQNAWAKNFPDSSKMFIEVGTTVKVKELNQGIIVQSGNDACVAMAEHIAGSQDAFVDLMNAWANSLGMKNTHFANVHGLDNPDLYSTPYDMALLGSALIRDVPDEYRIYSEKKFTYNGITQYNRNGLLWDKSMNVDGIKTGHTSNAGYSLVSSATEGKMRLVAVVMGTKNANARKTESKKLLSYGFRFFETVEPHKAGETFVEEKVWMGDKDTVALGLDQDTYVTLPRGQAKNLKASFVLEKELEAPITKGEVVGKLYYQLDGEDIAEYPLLALEDVHQGSLFSRLWDYIVMLVKSLF is encoded by the coding sequence ATGAAAAAAACAACGTTACTTAAAACCGTTTTTGCGTCTTCTATTGCGCTTTCAACCACTTTTGCTTCGCAAGTGATTGCATCTCCAGTAGTTGTTCCTGATCCACCACAAATCGCAGCAAAAGGCTACGTATTGATGGATTACCATTCAGGTAAAGTTCTTGCTGAAAAAGAGATGAATACTAAATTGTCTCCAGCTAGCTTAACTAAAATGATGACGAGCTATGTAATCGGCCAAGAGCTTGCTCGTGGCAACATTAGCGAAAATGATGATGTGACGATCAGTCAAAATGCTTGGGCGAAGAACTTCCCTGATTCATCAAAGATGTTTATCGAAGTTGGCACCACGGTAAAAGTAAAAGAGCTTAACCAAGGTATCATCGTTCAATCAGGTAACGATGCTTGTGTTGCAATGGCTGAGCACATTGCGGGTTCACAAGATGCATTTGTTGACCTAATGAACGCATGGGCAAACTCTTTGGGCATGAAAAATACCCACTTTGCTAACGTACACGGTCTTGATAACCCAGACCTTTACTCGACGCCTTACGATATGGCGCTATTAGGTTCAGCATTGATCCGCGATGTTCCTGATGAATACCGTATCTACTCAGAGAAAAAATTCACTTACAACGGCATCACCCAATATAACCGTAACGGTTTGCTTTGGGATAAAAGCATGAACGTTGATGGCATTAAAACTGGCCACACCAGCAATGCAGGTTACAGCCTTGTAAGCTCTGCAACAGAAGGCAAAATGCGTTTAGTTGCCGTAGTGATGGGTACCAAAAATGCCAACGCACGTAAAACTGAAAGTAAAAAGCTACTAAGCTACGGCTTCCGCTTCTTTGAAACGGTTGAACCACATAAAGCAGGTGAAACGTTCGTAGAAGAAAAAGTGTGGATGGGTGATAAAGACACGGTCGCTCTTGGCCTTGATCAAGACACTTATGTGACGCTACCACGCGGCCAAGCGAAGAACCTAAAAGCAAGTTTTGTACTTGAAAAAGAACTTGAAGCCCCAATTACTAAGGGTGAAGTCGTTGGTAAGCTATACTACCAATTAGACGGTGAAGATATTGCAGAATACCCGCTTTTAGCGCTTGAAGATGTGCACCAAGGCAGCCTATTTAGCCGCCTATGGGATTACATCGTAATGCTAGTGAAAAGCCTATTCTAA
- the ybeD gene encoding DUF493 family protein YbeD — MLTINSDAKLKDLLEFPCKFTYKVMGYAKPELPEKVLEVIQRHAPGDYSPTVKPSSKGNYHAVSVTIKATSIEQVETLYKELGEIDIVRMVL; from the coding sequence ATGTTGACCATCAACTCAGACGCTAAACTGAAAGACCTACTAGAGTTCCCTTGTAAATTTACTTACAAGGTTATGGGTTACGCTAAACCTGAACTACCAGAAAAGGTACTTGAAGTTATTCAACGCCATGCTCCAGGTGACTACAGTCCAACTGTTAAACCAAGCTCAAAAGGTAACTACCACGCAGTGTCAGTTACTATCAAAGCGACGTCTATCGAACAAGTAGAAACGCTATACAAAGAGCTGGGCGAAATCGACATCGTACGCATGGTTCTATAA